One genomic segment of Nothobranchius furzeri strain GRZ-AD chromosome 10, NfurGRZ-RIMD1, whole genome shotgun sequence includes these proteins:
- the wdr44 gene encoding WD repeat-containing protein 44 isoform X2 has product MASDTSDTEEFYDAPEDVNFTPSPKVSPAKFVIPLPQENSEPDVSCCTPETQQDDPLQIIDSIIEESQKGSADAGEVAQLLDELHVDVRAEPKEELSPENVPAEKLAPAVRLELVEGLEEQEKSVAANGECSLPDPGPTGALGPSSASQEQVQPPDITSTIGQSRPEAAVVAPGGQREQRPADLLDQVPLTDRPSDSDSPGPLKPPRQFTVEPDIVASTKKPPPSRPPPPVGGPPRRPPPPSRNTIPSKKSQESLRPCGLDVSAVSSVGCDSLDPSGLVSPCSTVTSLTKDLQHSLDLASATSGDKVVTAQEHEDEQASSQSVGHAAGPQRPRSNSGRELTDEEILASVMIKNLDTGEEIPLIQAEEKLPAGINPLTLHIMRRTKEYVTNDAAQSDDDDKSQTALMDTDGGKLKQKTTQLKKFLGKSVKRAKHLAEEYGEKAVNKVKSVRDEVFHTDPDDPSSSDDEGMPYTRPVKFKAAHSFKGPFDFDQIRVVQDLSGEHMGAVWTMKFSHCGRLLATAGQDNIVRIWVLKTAFDYFNNMRLKYNTDGRVSPSPSQESLCSSKSDTDPGTSCIPEDPDTEDRHTPFRQVPFCKYKGHTADLLDLSWSKNFFLLSSSMDKTVRLWHISRRECLCCFQHIDFVTAIAFHPRDDRYFLSGSLDGKLRLWNIPDKKVALWNEVDGQTRLITAANFCQNGKYAVIGTYDGRCIFYDTERLKYHTQIHVRSTRGRNKVGRKITGIEPLPGENKILVTSNDSRIRLYDLRDLSLSMKYKGYVNSSSQIKASFSHDYSFIVSGSEDKYVYIWSTYHDLSKFTSVRRDRNDFWEGIKAHNAVVTSAVFAPHPGLIVPQETGTEKPEADRKSLDSTDSETIPSGALKTDHTEVLLSADFTGAIKVFINVKKY; this is encoded by the exons ATGGCGTCAGATACGAGTGACACAGAGGAATTCTACGATGCTCCAGAGGACGTTAATTTTACTCCATCTCCTAAAGT gtCACCTGCAAAGTTTGTCATTCCTTTACCTCAG GAAAACTCTGAGCCGGATGTGAGCTGTTGCACGCCCGAGACTCAGCAAGACGATCCTCTCCAG ATCATCGATAGCATCATTGAGGAGAGTCAAAAGGGAAGCGCTGATGCTGGTGAGGTGGCTCAGTTGTTGGATGAGCTCCATGTTGATGTTAGAGCAGAACCAAAGGAAGAACTGTCCCCAGAGAACGTTCCTGCGGAGAAATTAGCTCCGGCTGTTAGGCTTGAGCTAGTCGAAGGGTTGGAGGAGCAAGAGAAAAGCGTAGCAGCAAATGGGGAATGCTCTTTACCGGATCCTGGACCTACAGGCGCTCTAGGTCCATCATCTGCATCACAAGAACAGGTACAACCTCCAGATATCACCAGCACCATCGGACAGAGTCGGCCTGAAGCTGCTGTCGTGGCTCCAGGAGGCCAAAGGGAGCAGAGGCCCGCAGACCTCTTAGACCAAGTCCCCCTAACAGACAGGCCGTCTGATTCAGACTCACCGGGGCCTTTGAAACCCCCCCGACAATTCACAGTAGAACCAGATATTGTAGCCAGCACAAAAAAGCCTCCCCCCTCTCGCCCACCCCCACCTGTTGGCGGTCCCCCACGTAGACCTCCCCCACCCTCCAGGAACACCATACCctccaagaagtcccaggagagcctGAGGCCGTGTGGACTGGACG TTTCTGCAGTGAGTTCGGTCGGCTGTGATTCTCTGGATCCCTCCGGTCTGGTGTCTCCCTGCAGCACAGTGACGAGTCTCACCAAAGATCTCCAGCATTCCTTGGATCTGGCCAGTGCCACCAGCGGGGACAAGGTGGTGACGGCACAG GAACATGAGGACGAACAGGCCTCATCGCAGAGTGTAGGACATGCCGCAGGTCCTCAGCGCCCACGTTCCAACTCTGGTAGAGAACTAACAGATGAA GAAATACTGGCCAGCGTGATGATCAAGAATTTAGACACCGGTGAAGAGATTCCTCTGATTCAGGCAGAAGAGAAACTTCCAGCAGGCATCAACCCTCTCACTCTGCACATCATGAGGAGGACCAAGGAATACGTCAC GAATGACGCAGCTCAGTCGGATGATGACGACAAGTCTCAGACTGCGCTAATGGACACAGATGGTGGAAAACTGAAGCAGAAAAC AACTCAGCTGAAAAAATTCCTGGGCAAGTCTGTGAAAAGGGCCAAGCATCTCGCTGAGGAGTATGGAGAGAAGGCGGTCAATAAGGTCAAGAGCGTGCGTGATGAag TGTTCCACACAGATCCGGACGACCCTTCATCGAGTGATGATGAGGGCATGCCTTACACCAGACCTGTAAAGTTCAAGGCCGCTCATAGCTTCAAGGGTCCTTTCGACTTTGATCAGATCAGAGTTGTGCAGGACCTGAGTGGAGAGCACATG GGGGCCGTTTGGACAATGAAGTTTTCTCACTGTGGGAGGCTCCTGGCAACGGCAGGCCAGGACAACATCGTTCGCATCTGGGTCTTAAAGACTGCCTTTGATTACTTCAATAATATGAGATTAAAGTACAACACTGATG GTCGAGTTTCCCCTTCTCCTTCCCAGGAAAGTTtatgctcctctaaatctgacacTGATCCTGGG ACGAGTTGTATTCCAGAGGACCCGGATACTGAAGACAGACATACTCCTTTCCGTCAAGTCCCCTTCTGCAAGTACAAGGGTCACACTGCTGACCTGCTGGACCTGTCCTGGTCCAAG AACTTTTTCCTGCTCTCTTCTTCTATGGATAAGACGGTCCGATTATGGCACATATCCAGGAGAGAATGTCTCTGCTGCTTTCAGCACATAGATTTTGTCACAGCCATTGCTTTTCACCCCAGA GATGACAGATACTTTTTAAGCGGCTCTCTGGATGGAAAACTACGACTTTGGAACATTCCAGACAAGAAGGTGGCGTTGTGGAATGAGGTGGATGGCCAGACTCGGCTCATCACTGCAGCCAACTTCTGCCAAAATGGAAAGTATGCGGTCATCGGCACGTACGACGGCCGATGCATCTTCTATGACACCGAG CGTCTGAAATATCACACTCAAATACACGTGAGGTCCACCAGAGGGAGGAATAAAGTCGGACGCAAAATTACTGGGATTGAGCCTCTGCCTGGTGAAAATAAG ATTCTGGTCACTTCCAATGATTCCCGCATCCGCCTATACGACCTGAGGGACttgtctctgtccatgaagtacaAGGGTTACGTCAACAGCAGCAGCCAGATCAAGGCCAGCTTCAG CCATGACTACTCCTTTATCGTGAGTGGCTCTGAGGATAAATACGTGTACATCTGGAGCACTTACCACGATCTAAGCAAGTTCACATCCGTACGACGGGACCGCAATGACTTCTGGGAAGGGATCAAAG CACACAACGCGGTGGTCACCTCAGCCGTGTTTGCACCTCATCCAGGGCTCATCGTCCCTCAGGAAACGGGAACGGAGAAGCCAGAAGCGGACCGTAAAAGCCTGGACTCCACAGACTCTGAAACGATACCATCAG gcGCCCTAAAAACCGATCACACGGAGGTTCTTCTGTCTGCTGATTTCACTGGAGCCATCAAAGTTTTTATCAATGTTAAAAAGTACTGA
- the wdr44 gene encoding WD repeat-containing protein 44 isoform X1 translates to MASDTSDTEEFYDAPEDVNFTPSPKVSPAKFVIPLPQENSEPDVSCCTPETQQDDPLQIIDSIIEESQKGSADAGEVAQLLDELHVDVRAEPKEELSPENVPAEKLAPAVRLELVEGLEEQEKSVAANGECSLPDPGPTGALGPSSASQEQVQPPDITSTIGQSRPEAAVVAPGGQREQRPADLLDQVPLTDRPSDSDSPGPLKPPRQFTVEPDIVASTKKPPPSRPPPPVGGPPRRPPPPSRNTIPSKKSQESLRPCGLDVSAVSSVGCDSLDPSGLVSPCSTVTSLTKDLQHSLDLASATSGDKVVTAQEHEDEQASSQSVGHAAGPQRPRSNSGRELTDEEILASVMIKNLDTGEEIPLIQAEEKLPAGINPLTLHIMRRTKEYVTNDAAQSDDDDKSQTALMDTDGGKLKQKTTQLKKFLGKSVKRAKHLAEEYGEKAVNKVKSVRDEVFHTDPDDPSSSDDEGMPYTRPVKFKAAHSFKGPFDFDQIRVVQDLSGEHMGAVWTMKFSHCGRLLATAGQDNIVRIWVLKTAFDYFNNMRLKYNTDGLFSRNPDGRVSPSPSQESLCSSKSDTDPGTSCIPEDPDTEDRHTPFRQVPFCKYKGHTADLLDLSWSKNFFLLSSSMDKTVRLWHISRRECLCCFQHIDFVTAIAFHPRDDRYFLSGSLDGKLRLWNIPDKKVALWNEVDGQTRLITAANFCQNGKYAVIGTYDGRCIFYDTERLKYHTQIHVRSTRGRNKVGRKITGIEPLPGENKILVTSNDSRIRLYDLRDLSLSMKYKGYVNSSSQIKASFSHDYSFIVSGSEDKYVYIWSTYHDLSKFTSVRRDRNDFWEGIKAHNAVVTSAVFAPHPGLIVPQETGTEKPEADRKSLDSTDSETIPSGALKTDHTEVLLSADFTGAIKVFINVKKY, encoded by the exons ATGGCGTCAGATACGAGTGACACAGAGGAATTCTACGATGCTCCAGAGGACGTTAATTTTACTCCATCTCCTAAAGT gtCACCTGCAAAGTTTGTCATTCCTTTACCTCAG GAAAACTCTGAGCCGGATGTGAGCTGTTGCACGCCCGAGACTCAGCAAGACGATCCTCTCCAG ATCATCGATAGCATCATTGAGGAGAGTCAAAAGGGAAGCGCTGATGCTGGTGAGGTGGCTCAGTTGTTGGATGAGCTCCATGTTGATGTTAGAGCAGAACCAAAGGAAGAACTGTCCCCAGAGAACGTTCCTGCGGAGAAATTAGCTCCGGCTGTTAGGCTTGAGCTAGTCGAAGGGTTGGAGGAGCAAGAGAAAAGCGTAGCAGCAAATGGGGAATGCTCTTTACCGGATCCTGGACCTACAGGCGCTCTAGGTCCATCATCTGCATCACAAGAACAGGTACAACCTCCAGATATCACCAGCACCATCGGACAGAGTCGGCCTGAAGCTGCTGTCGTGGCTCCAGGAGGCCAAAGGGAGCAGAGGCCCGCAGACCTCTTAGACCAAGTCCCCCTAACAGACAGGCCGTCTGATTCAGACTCACCGGGGCCTTTGAAACCCCCCCGACAATTCACAGTAGAACCAGATATTGTAGCCAGCACAAAAAAGCCTCCCCCCTCTCGCCCACCCCCACCTGTTGGCGGTCCCCCACGTAGACCTCCCCCACCCTCCAGGAACACCATACCctccaagaagtcccaggagagcctGAGGCCGTGTGGACTGGACG TTTCTGCAGTGAGTTCGGTCGGCTGTGATTCTCTGGATCCCTCCGGTCTGGTGTCTCCCTGCAGCACAGTGACGAGTCTCACCAAAGATCTCCAGCATTCCTTGGATCTGGCCAGTGCCACCAGCGGGGACAAGGTGGTGACGGCACAG GAACATGAGGACGAACAGGCCTCATCGCAGAGTGTAGGACATGCCGCAGGTCCTCAGCGCCCACGTTCCAACTCTGGTAGAGAACTAACAGATGAA GAAATACTGGCCAGCGTGATGATCAAGAATTTAGACACCGGTGAAGAGATTCCTCTGATTCAGGCAGAAGAGAAACTTCCAGCAGGCATCAACCCTCTCACTCTGCACATCATGAGGAGGACCAAGGAATACGTCAC GAATGACGCAGCTCAGTCGGATGATGACGACAAGTCTCAGACTGCGCTAATGGACACAGATGGTGGAAAACTGAAGCAGAAAAC AACTCAGCTGAAAAAATTCCTGGGCAAGTCTGTGAAAAGGGCCAAGCATCTCGCTGAGGAGTATGGAGAGAAGGCGGTCAATAAGGTCAAGAGCGTGCGTGATGAag TGTTCCACACAGATCCGGACGACCCTTCATCGAGTGATGATGAGGGCATGCCTTACACCAGACCTGTAAAGTTCAAGGCCGCTCATAGCTTCAAGGGTCCTTTCGACTTTGATCAGATCAGAGTTGTGCAGGACCTGAGTGGAGAGCACATG GGGGCCGTTTGGACAATGAAGTTTTCTCACTGTGGGAGGCTCCTGGCAACGGCAGGCCAGGACAACATCGTTCGCATCTGGGTCTTAAAGACTGCCTTTGATTACTTCAATAATATGAGATTAAAGTACAACACTGATGGTCTGTTCTCTAGGAACCCTGATG GTCGAGTTTCCCCTTCTCCTTCCCAGGAAAGTTtatgctcctctaaatctgacacTGATCCTGGG ACGAGTTGTATTCCAGAGGACCCGGATACTGAAGACAGACATACTCCTTTCCGTCAAGTCCCCTTCTGCAAGTACAAGGGTCACACTGCTGACCTGCTGGACCTGTCCTGGTCCAAG AACTTTTTCCTGCTCTCTTCTTCTATGGATAAGACGGTCCGATTATGGCACATATCCAGGAGAGAATGTCTCTGCTGCTTTCAGCACATAGATTTTGTCACAGCCATTGCTTTTCACCCCAGA GATGACAGATACTTTTTAAGCGGCTCTCTGGATGGAAAACTACGACTTTGGAACATTCCAGACAAGAAGGTGGCGTTGTGGAATGAGGTGGATGGCCAGACTCGGCTCATCACTGCAGCCAACTTCTGCCAAAATGGAAAGTATGCGGTCATCGGCACGTACGACGGCCGATGCATCTTCTATGACACCGAG CGTCTGAAATATCACACTCAAATACACGTGAGGTCCACCAGAGGGAGGAATAAAGTCGGACGCAAAATTACTGGGATTGAGCCTCTGCCTGGTGAAAATAAG ATTCTGGTCACTTCCAATGATTCCCGCATCCGCCTATACGACCTGAGGGACttgtctctgtccatgaagtacaAGGGTTACGTCAACAGCAGCAGCCAGATCAAGGCCAGCTTCAG CCATGACTACTCCTTTATCGTGAGTGGCTCTGAGGATAAATACGTGTACATCTGGAGCACTTACCACGATCTAAGCAAGTTCACATCCGTACGACGGGACCGCAATGACTTCTGGGAAGGGATCAAAG CACACAACGCGGTGGTCACCTCAGCCGTGTTTGCACCTCATCCAGGGCTCATCGTCCCTCAGGAAACGGGAACGGAGAAGCCAGAAGCGGACCGTAAAAGCCTGGACTCCACAGACTCTGAAACGATACCATCAG gcGCCCTAAAAACCGATCACACGGAGGTTCTTCTGTCTGCTGATTTCACTGGAGCCATCAAAGTTTTTATCAATGTTAAAAAGTACTGA